One Bradyrhizobium manausense DNA segment encodes these proteins:
- a CDS encoding DUF488 domain-containing protein translates to MAHPFFTIGHATRSIEEFVELSRGSAVTFVADVRTVPRSRTNPQYNRETLPQTLAAVSIGYEHIASLGGLRSRKREVPREANAFWQNDSFHNYADHAMGAAFHDGLAHLRELGQARRCAIMCAETVWWRCHRRIITDYLLAAGETVFHILGPGHVDGATMNPAAHILPDGRLDYPAQEQPGTS, encoded by the coding sequence ATGGCTCATCCCTTCTTCACGATCGGTCACGCGACACGTTCGATCGAGGAATTCGTTGAGCTCTCGCGCGGCAGCGCGGTCACCTTCGTGGCCGATGTTCGCACCGTGCCCCGCTCGCGCACCAACCCGCAATACAATCGCGAGACCTTACCGCAAACGCTCGCTGCCGTTTCGATCGGCTACGAGCACATCGCTTCACTCGGCGGCCTGCGCAGCCGCAAACGCGAGGTGCCGCGCGAGGCCAACGCTTTCTGGCAGAACGACAGCTTTCACAACTACGCCGACCACGCCATGGGCGCTGCGTTTCACGATGGCCTCGCCCATTTGCGTGAACTCGGGCAGGCGCGGCGCTGCGCCATCATGTGTGCGGAGACAGTGTGGTGGCGGTGTCACCGGCGGATCATCACGGATTACCTGCTCGCCGCCGGTGAGACGGTGTTTCACATTCTCGGCCCCGGACACGTCGACGGAGCCACGATGAATCCGGCTGCACACATCCTGCCCGACGGCCGGCTCGATTACCCCGCGCAGGAGCAACCCGGCACCTCGTGA
- a CDS encoding DUF2945 domain-containing protein — protein sequence MPQPFRRGDHVSWNSEAGRVRGHILRVHTRDVDYKGHTHHATTDDPQYEIKSDKTDHVAMHKGKALRRLKS from the coding sequence ATGCCCCAACCCTTCCGCCGCGGTGATCACGTCAGCTGGAATTCCGAGGCCGGCCGCGTCCGCGGCCATATCCTGCGCGTCCACACCAGGGACGTCGACTACAAGGGCCACACTCACCACGCGACGACGGACGATCCGCAATACGAGATCAAGAGCGACAAGACCGATCACGTCGCCATGCACAAGGGCAAGGCGCTGCGGCGGCTCAAAAGCTGA
- a CDS encoding heme-binding protein: MDEPKPLTSAFNKTANFAIHQVDSVFRAAAGAAAVPAAVPVSLPPTLGPLSAFTGTFTGQGFNTIFRPDSATTPTQMPGPINTTDPPDNVLELNLTDETLSFSNNLGSIPNRGSGPQADAFLNGVPYLQTINDVTTGTPVGIHFEPGIWLAVPATTNPHEPFTVARMASIPHGTTITAQGAALPTIAGKPTIAAIDITPFFGGNPANRFTFQNQTAANKTTRRLPQDLTALIASGKLTQAMITDPNTVLRNQIAHQTISQTIIIETSTRPGSPLSGGPLPAVPSPGPHPQAPDIAGGIANIAFLQGVPVPPPGGNGANANAFQMDAAFWIETVIYDIDVPRIASGEPPIILQPLQRSTVPLVPSFVATLPCVPGKGFAGGRVRVATTQIQYSQKVMLDFNGLTWPHVSVASLVPAAPVPIPEHLLPLT, from the coding sequence GTGGACGAACCCAAACCGCTCACCAGCGCCTTCAACAAGACCGCGAATTTCGCCATCCACCAGGTCGATAGCGTGTTCAGGGCCGCCGCGGGCGCTGCGGCCGTCCCCGCTGCCGTGCCGGTCTCCCTGCCGCCCACGCTGGGTCCGCTGTCAGCCTTCACCGGCACGTTCACGGGCCAGGGGTTCAACACGATCTTCAGGCCCGACAGCGCGACGACGCCGACCCAGATGCCGGGGCCGATCAACACCACCGACCCGCCCGACAATGTGCTGGAGCTGAACCTCACCGACGAGACGCTGTCGTTCTCGAACAATCTCGGCTCGATCCCCAATCGCGGCTCGGGGCCGCAGGCAGACGCCTTCCTCAACGGCGTGCCGTATCTCCAGACCATCAACGACGTCACCACGGGAACGCCCGTCGGCATTCACTTCGAGCCCGGCATCTGGCTTGCGGTGCCGGCGACCACCAATCCGCACGAACCGTTCACCGTCGCGCGCATGGCCTCGATCCCGCACGGCACGACGATCACGGCGCAAGGCGCCGCCCTGCCGACGATCGCCGGCAAGCCGACCATCGCAGCGATCGACATCACGCCCTTCTTCGGCGGCAATCCGGCCAACAGGTTCACGTTCCAGAATCAGACCGCTGCCAACAAGACGACACGCAGGCTGCCGCAGGACCTCACCGCGCTGATCGCCTCCGGCAAGCTGACGCAGGCCATGATCACCGATCCGAACACGGTGCTGCGCAACCAGATCGCGCATCAGACCATCAGCCAGACCATCATCATCGAGACCTCGACCAGGCCCGGCTCGCCGCTCTCAGGCGGTCCCCTGCCGGCCGTTCCGTCGCCAGGACCACATCCGCAGGCGCCTGATATCGCCGGCGGCATCGCGAACATCGCATTCCTCCAGGGCGTGCCCGTGCCACCCCCGGGCGGCAATGGCGCCAATGCCAACGCATTCCAGATGGATGCCGCGTTCTGGATCGAGACCGTGATCTACGACATCGACGTGCCGCGCATCGCGTCGGGCGAACCGCCGATCATCCTCCAGCCGTTGCAGAGGAGCACGGTGCCGCTGGTGCCGAGCTTCGTCGCCACGCTTCCCTGCGTGCCGGGCAAGGGATTTGCCGGCGGCCGCGTGCGCGTGGCGACGACGCAGATCCAGTACTCGCAGAAGGTGATGCTGGATTTCAACGGACTGACCTGGCCGCACGTGTCCGTCGCCTCACTGGTGCCGGCCGCACCGGTGCCGATCCCGGAGCATTTGCTGCCGCTGACGTGA
- the cpdR gene encoding cell cycle two-component system response regulator CpdR, which translates to MPKILLAEDDNDMRRFLVKALENAGFQVSSHDNGMAAYQRLREEPFEMLLTDIVMPEMDGIELARRASELDPDIKIMFITGFAAVALNSDSDAPKNAKVLSKPVHLRELVSEVNKMLAA; encoded by the coding sequence ATGCCAAAGATCCTGCTCGCCGAAGACGACAACGACATGCGCCGTTTCCTGGTCAAGGCGCTCGAAAACGCCGGTTTTCAGGTCTCGTCCCATGACAATGGCATGGCCGCCTATCAGCGGTTGCGCGAAGAGCCGTTCGAGATGCTGCTCACCGACATCGTGATGCCGGAGATGGACGGTATCGAGCTCGCCCGCCGGGCCTCGGAACTCGATCCCGACATCAAGATCATGTTCATCACCGGCTTCGCTGCGGTCGCCCTGAACTCGGATTCGGACGCTCCCAAAAACGCCAAGGTGCTGTCGAAGCCCGTTCACCTGCGCGAATTGGTGAGCGAAGTGAACAAGATGCTGGCGGCCTAA